A window of the Loxodonta africana isolate mLoxAfr1 chromosome 3, mLoxAfr1.hap2, whole genome shotgun sequence genome harbors these coding sequences:
- the TMEM221 gene encoding transmembrane protein 221: MARSYGGRVLAAMTLLGIPAAVLAALGAQLLFQLQAGRAELRGPRAEGLAPGLGAGPGLPEDAAGALLPLAAALAALALVLALTCLLLAALCGHLGAEMARGPGPSRCDWFLYDCRLLRHVALGLFCCGVSVYLAALSIYALLLFEIETGAAAASILGSGALFLVAVLTHTLLRAARATRHGLHELSPPPFEDDPTRLTEVSKASPRAQPQQGTLRHSSYLSCPEPGVPLGPMVTTTAPSALRGGREGSLPASRMHRTLPAGTGPWDGVTHEMRSMLGHRLGAMGKDSTLV, from the exons ATGGCCCGGTCGTATGGCGGCCGGGTGCTGGCCGCAATGACCTTGCTGGGCATCCCAGCGGCCGTGCTGGCGGCGCTGGGTGCGCAGCTGCTGTTCCAGCTGCAGGCGGGCCGCGCCGAGCTGCGAGGACCCCGCGCAGAAGGCCTGGCCCCCGGGCTGGGCGCCGGACCCGGGCTGCCCGAGGACGCGGCTGGGGCACTGCTGCCGCTGGCCGCCGCTCTGGCCGCGCTCGCCTTGGTGCTGGCCCTCACCTGCCTGCTGCTCGCCGCGCTTTGTGGCCACCTAGGCGCCGAGATGGCGCGGGGGCCTGGCCCCAGCAG GTGTGACTGGTTTCTCTATGATTGCCGCCTCCTCAGGCATGTGGCCCTCGGCCTCTTCTGCTGCGGAGTCTCTGTCTACTTAGCAG CGCTGTCCATCTATGCTCTGCTGCTCTTTGAGATTGAGACGGGCGCGGCAGCTGCCTCCATCCTCGGCTCAGGTGCCCTGTTCCTGGTGGCCGTGCTGACCCACACTCTCCTCCGTGCCGCCCGGGCTACTCGCCATGGCCTCCACGAGCTGTCCCCGCCACCCTTTGAGGACGACCCCACTCGTCTCACCGAGGTCTCCAAGGCCAGCCCTAGGGCTCAGCCCCAGCAGGGTACCCTCCGCCATTCCTCCTACTTGTCCTGCCCGGAGCCTGGGGTCCCCCTTGGGCCCATGGTCACCACCACAGCACCTTCAGCCCTGAGGGGAGGCCGGGAAGGCAGCCTGCCTGCATCCCGGATGCACCGGACACTGCCGGCCGGCACAGGGCCCTGGGATGGGGTCACCCATGAGATGCGCAGCATGCTAGGCCACAGGCTGGGGGCCATGGGGAAAGACTCGACACTAGTGTGA